A stretch of Corallococcus silvisoli DNA encodes these proteins:
- a CDS encoding HAD family hydrolase: MARPIREALHPRTCLLWAVVLLVAVPVQALAADPLPSWTEGPVKQSIIDFVTRSTTEGDPGFIPPEERIATFDNDGTLWQEKPVVQGVFLREQVKALVKKDASLARKQPFKAVLEGDLALLSSMDEPQLMALFAAVHKDTTQEAFADEARAFFKTARHPKFGVPYTQLAYVPMRELLQYLRANGFQTWISSGGGTDFMRVISEETYGIPPQQVIGSDLKEKFDENHGHPVLRREAKVDHINDKAGKPVGIEQRIGRRPVFAAGNVRSGGDIQMLQYTKEQPRAGFALLINHDDAEREFAYSEKNEASLKAAREGGWTVVSMRQDWKRIFPEGP, encoded by the coding sequence TGGGCGGTCGTCCTCCTGGTGGCCGTCCCGGTCCAGGCGCTCGCCGCGGATCCGCTGCCCTCCTGGACCGAGGGCCCGGTGAAGCAGTCCATCATCGACTTCGTCACCCGCTCCACCACCGAGGGCGACCCGGGCTTCATCCCCCCGGAGGAGCGCATCGCCACCTTCGACAACGACGGCACGCTCTGGCAGGAGAAGCCCGTCGTCCAGGGCGTCTTCCTGCGCGAACAGGTCAAGGCCCTCGTGAAGAAGGACGCGTCGCTCGCGCGAAAGCAGCCCTTCAAGGCCGTGCTGGAAGGCGACCTCGCCCTGCTCTCATCCATGGATGAGCCTCAGCTGATGGCCCTGTTCGCCGCCGTCCACAAGGACACGACGCAGGAGGCGTTCGCGGATGAGGCGCGTGCCTTCTTCAAGACCGCCCGCCACCCGAAGTTCGGCGTGCCGTACACCCAGCTGGCCTACGTCCCCATGCGGGAGTTGCTCCAGTACCTGCGCGCCAACGGCTTCCAGACGTGGATCAGCTCGGGCGGCGGCACCGACTTCATGCGCGTCATCTCCGAGGAGACCTACGGCATCCCGCCCCAACAGGTCATCGGCAGCGACCTGAAGGAGAAGTTCGACGAGAACCACGGCCACCCCGTGCTGCGCCGCGAGGCGAAGGTGGACCACATCAATGACAAGGCGGGCAAGCCGGTGGGCATCGAACAGCGCATCGGGCGGCGGCCGGTCTTCGCCGCGGGCAACGTCCGCTCCGGCGGCGACATCCAGATGCTCCAGTACACGAAGGAGCAGCCCCGCGCGGGCTTCGCCCTGCTCATCAACCACGACGACGCGGAGCGCGAGTTCGCCTACTCGGAGAAGAACGAGGCGTCGCTGAAGGCCGCGCGCGAGGGCGGCTGGACGGTGGTCAGCATGCGCCAGGACTGGAAGCGCATCTTCCCGGAGGGCCCCTGA
- a CDS encoding bile acid:sodium symporter produces the protein MHALQALLGLMLPTVIVALGLSQGLSWHLGDLSQGARQPAFVRGLVVCLVAVPALALLVTKVLPLQPVAAGVIALMAFCPGLPMALNAVSQQKGNLPLALALSVTLSLIAIALLPLSLALLEHLFPLVIQTPPYRTLLARVILPFFVPFALGIGLQKGAPRWARRLLKPVKVYFNIALGVAAVTMLVAGLPLLKHLSLWNLVAMLVVTLGSAALGHVAGRPRPEDRTALALSAVLGNPAFAFCLGGSTYPMKNLLAVMGLYLVLRTLALVPYQLWNKRHQAAGRGGGPSLPAGRRAHAGA, from the coding sequence ATGCATGCCTTGCAAGCCCTCCTGGGGCTGATGCTCCCGACCGTCATCGTCGCGCTCGGGTTGTCGCAGGGCCTGTCGTGGCACCTGGGGGACCTGAGCCAGGGCGCGCGGCAGCCGGCGTTCGTCCGGGGGCTGGTGGTGTGTCTGGTGGCGGTGCCGGCGCTGGCCCTCCTCGTGACGAAGGTGCTGCCGCTCCAGCCCGTCGCGGCCGGGGTCATCGCGCTGATGGCGTTCTGCCCGGGGCTGCCCATGGCCCTCAACGCCGTGTCCCAGCAGAAGGGAAACCTGCCGCTGGCCCTGGCGCTGTCCGTCACCCTGTCGCTCATCGCCATCGCGCTGCTGCCGCTGTCGCTGGCGTTGCTGGAGCACCTGTTCCCCCTGGTCATCCAGACGCCGCCATACCGGACGCTCCTGGCCCGGGTCATCCTCCCGTTCTTCGTGCCGTTCGCCCTGGGCATCGGCCTCCAGAAGGGCGCCCCGCGCTGGGCGCGGCGGCTGCTCAAGCCGGTGAAGGTCTATTTCAACATCGCGCTGGGCGTGGCCGCCGTGACGATGCTCGTCGCCGGCCTGCCGCTGCTGAAGCACCTGAGCCTCTGGAACCTGGTCGCGATGTTGGTCGTGACGCTGGGCTCCGCGGCCCTGGGCCACGTGGCGGGCCGGCCCCGGCCCGAGGACCGCACGGCGCTGGCCCTCTCCGCGGTGCTCGGCAACCCGGCCTTCGCCTTCTGCCTGGGCGGCAGCACCTACCCCATGAAGAACCTGCTCGCGGTCATGGGCCTGTACCTCGTGCTCCGCACCCTGGCGCTGGTGCCCTACCAGCTCTGGAACAAGCGCCACCAGGCGGCCGGGCGCGGCGGCGGGCCGTCGCTGCCGGCGGGCCGGCGGGCGCACGCGGGCGCGTGA
- a CDS encoding SulP family inorganic anion transporter: protein MQRTSATLGRLLRRALPGVEQALTYRREWLRTDALAALTVGAMLIPQGLAYAQIVGARPVAGLYAGVFAMLAYALFGPSRHLLLGPEAGSSILTATAMAPLLASGGPERLASLAALLALMVGVVSLIGGLCRAGALADFLSRPILIGYVNGAALIIIGSQLARMLGLERKSNAFTGQLSEVAANVGHTHVPTLLLGLAVVTALVEMRHWLPRWPAPLVMVVVTTLLAWWFQLDNGGVKVVGRISAAAPAFGLPAVGFSDVRELLPAAFSLALVNYASSVLTGRIYADRFGYRLDANQEFFGQAAANLLTGLTQGFPVTGSDSRTAVNASMKGRTQAVGVGAAGVVLLFSLFLTPLLEKLPLVTLGAIVIVAAVYLLQVQPVVRLWRIRPVEALLAVVTTLGVLLLGILQGILIAVALSLVDLIRRAAHPHDAILGEREGVPGWHDVEGHADAETVPGLVVYRFDAPLFFANARFLREQVRKLVAESRAPVEWFVLDASSVFDLDITAAESLEKVRRELEDEGIVLAVAQARGPMRVVLRRSGLLARLGHDRLYPTVGSAVRAYLEARGGAPEGTRTSQPPLPPEQVH, encoded by the coding sequence ATGCAGCGCACTTCGGCCACGCTCGGGCGGCTCTTGCGGCGTGCGCTGCCCGGCGTCGAGCAGGCGCTCACGTATCGGCGCGAGTGGCTGCGCACGGACGCGCTGGCGGCGCTCACCGTGGGCGCCATGCTCATCCCCCAGGGGTTGGCCTATGCGCAGATCGTCGGCGCGCGGCCGGTGGCGGGGCTGTACGCGGGCGTCTTCGCGATGCTGGCCTACGCGCTGTTCGGCCCGTCGCGGCACCTGCTGCTCGGGCCGGAGGCGGGCTCGTCCATCCTCACCGCGACGGCGATGGCCCCGCTGCTGGCCAGCGGCGGGCCGGAGCGGCTGGCGTCGCTCGCGGCCCTGCTGGCGTTGATGGTGGGCGTGGTGAGCCTCATCGGCGGGCTGTGCCGCGCCGGGGCGCTCGCGGACTTCCTGTCGCGGCCCATCCTCATCGGCTACGTCAACGGCGCGGCGCTCATCATCATTGGCAGCCAGCTGGCCCGGATGCTCGGGCTGGAGCGCAAGTCGAACGCCTTCACCGGGCAGTTGTCGGAGGTGGCGGCGAACGTGGGCCACACGCACGTGCCCACGCTGCTGCTGGGGCTGGCCGTCGTCACGGCGCTGGTGGAGATGCGCCACTGGCTGCCGCGCTGGCCCGCGCCGCTGGTGATGGTGGTCGTCACCACGCTGCTGGCGTGGTGGTTCCAACTGGACAACGGGGGCGTGAAGGTGGTGGGCCGCATCTCCGCGGCGGCGCCCGCGTTCGGCCTGCCCGCCGTCGGCTTCTCCGACGTGCGCGAGCTCCTGCCGGCGGCCTTCAGCCTCGCGCTCGTGAACTACGCCAGCTCCGTGCTCACGGGCCGCATCTACGCGGACCGCTTCGGCTACCGGCTGGACGCGAACCAGGAGTTCTTCGGACAGGCGGCGGCCAACCTCCTCACCGGCCTCACGCAGGGCTTCCCGGTGACGGGCAGCGACTCCCGCACGGCGGTCAACGCATCCATGAAGGGGCGCACGCAGGCGGTGGGCGTGGGCGCGGCGGGGGTGGTGCTGCTGTTCAGCCTGTTCCTCACGCCGCTCCTGGAGAAGCTGCCCCTGGTCACGCTGGGGGCCATCGTCATCGTCGCGGCGGTGTACCTGCTGCAGGTGCAGCCCGTCGTCCGGCTGTGGCGGATCCGGCCGGTGGAGGCGCTGCTCGCGGTGGTGACGACGCTGGGCGTGCTGCTGCTGGGCATCCTGCAGGGAATCCTCATCGCGGTGGCGCTGTCGCTGGTGGACCTCATCCGCCGCGCGGCGCACCCCCACGACGCCATCCTGGGCGAGCGCGAGGGCGTGCCCGGCTGGCACGACGTGGAGGGCCACGCGGACGCGGAGACGGTGCCCGGCCTCGTCGTCTACCGCTTCGACGCGCCCCTCTTCTTCGCCAACGCCCGCTTCCTGCGCGAACAGGTGCGCAAGCTGGTGGCGGAGTCCCGCGCCCCGGTGGAGTGGTTCGTGCTGGATGCCTCCTCCGTGTTCGACCTGGACATCACCGCCGCGGAGAGCCTGGAGAAGGTGCGGCGCGAGCTGGAGGACGAGGGCATCGTGCTCGCCGTGGCCCAGGCGCGGGGCCCCATGCGCGTGGTGCTCCGGCGCTCGGGGCTGCTCGCGCGGCTGGGGCACGACCGGCTCTACCCCACGGTGGGCTCCGCCGTGCGTGCCTACCTGGAGGCGCGAGGCGGAGCGCCCGAGGGCACGCGGACCTCCCAGCCGCCCCTTCCACCCGAACAGGTGCACTGA
- a CDS encoding threonine/serine exporter family protein, translating into MTLEREADGAMEAQTAFLLDLARALHLAYQPALLVEARVRRVAEAWGLQAEVFTLQSLAMTQVMAGRRPRVAFARLPFNPHWNLGRAAALLRLSDAVAEGRVLLPEARAELDRIESSPPAYPEWLVFLAYGVYGAAVAARVGGAWLEMGVAFFVGVVAGLIHFGTLRSQRMDLQKSFLAAFLGTLVAFGFTFILPRFDAVRALFGGATLLVPAMVVTLGSLELATESVEAGLPRLAYGLLRFLMLGVGIAAAGTLWSFAWPLPPPAAAQALPPLLTFLLVAIGGVALSVCMSGRPRDVGWIVGAVLLAYGTQAMAKALLGDRGSPLLAAFVLGVVGLLYGRRKDRMPMTLIMPGLLQLAPGFVGTQAIVALLGVTSAGASDARLFNVLLVALQLVLGLVFATVVVPPRLSVDREPRRPSGAGAARGG; encoded by the coding sequence ATGACCCTGGAGCGCGAAGCGGACGGAGCGATGGAGGCACAGACGGCCTTCCTCCTGGACCTCGCCAGGGCCTTGCACCTGGCCTATCAGCCAGCGCTCCTGGTGGAGGCGCGCGTGCGGCGCGTGGCGGAGGCCTGGGGGCTCCAGGCGGAGGTCTTCACCCTCCAGAGTCTGGCGATGACGCAGGTGATGGCCGGGCGGCGGCCCCGCGTGGCCTTCGCGCGCCTGCCCTTCAATCCCCACTGGAACCTGGGCCGGGCCGCGGCGCTGCTGCGGCTGTCGGACGCGGTCGCGGAGGGGCGCGTGCTCCTGCCCGAGGCCCGCGCGGAGCTGGACCGCATCGAGTCCAGCCCGCCCGCCTACCCCGAATGGCTCGTGTTCCTGGCGTATGGCGTGTACGGCGCGGCCGTGGCCGCCCGGGTGGGTGGGGCGTGGCTGGAGATGGGGGTGGCCTTCTTCGTGGGCGTCGTCGCGGGGCTCATCCACTTCGGTACGCTGCGCTCGCAGCGGATGGACCTGCAGAAGAGCTTCCTCGCGGCCTTCCTGGGGACGCTGGTGGCGTTCGGCTTCACGTTCATCCTGCCCCGCTTCGACGCGGTGCGAGCGCTGTTCGGCGGCGCCACGCTGCTGGTGCCCGCGATGGTGGTGACGCTGGGCTCGCTGGAGCTGGCCACTGAATCGGTGGAGGCGGGGCTGCCCCGGCTCGCCTATGGCCTGCTGCGCTTCCTGATGCTGGGCGTGGGCATCGCCGCGGCGGGGACGCTCTGGAGCTTCGCCTGGCCCTTGCCTCCACCCGCCGCGGCGCAGGCGCTGCCGCCCCTGCTCACGTTCCTCCTGGTCGCGATCGGCGGCGTGGCGCTGTCGGTGTGCATGTCCGGACGGCCGCGCGACGTGGGGTGGATCGTCGGCGCGGTGCTGCTCGCGTACGGGACGCAGGCGATGGCCAAGGCGCTGCTGGGGGACCGGGGCAGTCCGCTGCTGGCCGCGTTCGTGCTGGGCGTGGTGGGGCTGCTCTACGGGCGCCGGAAGGACCGGATGCCGATGACGCTGATCATGCCCGGGCTGTTGCAGCTCGCGCCGGGCTTCGTGGGCACGCAGGCCATCGTCGCGCTCCTGGGCGTGACGAGCGCGGGCGCGAGCGACGCCCGGCTCTTCAACGTGCTGCTGGTGGCGCTCCAGCTGGTGCTGGGGCTCGTGTTCGCCACGGTGGTGGTGCCGCCGCGCCTCTCCGTGGACCGCGAACCGCGGCGGCCTTCCGGCGCCGGAGCCGCGCGCGGCGGTTAG
- a CDS encoding formylglycine-generating enzyme family protein — protein MHRNEPRDSAVTPDVEPTDTTARPGRAPSPDMVWIPGGTYWMGSDHHYPEEAPAHQVTVSGFWMDRYTVTNEQFARFVEQTGYVTVAQRPLVAADYPGATPESLVPGSLVFQKAKQPVDLGNVANWWSYVPGASWKHPEGLRSSVKHRRDHPVVHIAYEDAEAYATWAGRALPTEAEWERAARGGLDRNEFCWGNDFTPHGEHLANTWQGYFPWQNLREDGHEGTCPVGSFPPNGYGLHEMAGNVWEWTTDWYHERHQGHPGKACCIPVNPRGPATAQGSQDPSTPAVTIPRRVLKGGSHLCAPNYCRRYRPAARSPQAVDSGASHIGFRCIVRPPAP, from the coding sequence ATGCACAGGAACGAACCCCGCGACTCCGCCGTCACGCCCGACGTCGAGCCCACCGACACCACCGCGCGCCCGGGCCGCGCCCCCTCTCCGGACATGGTGTGGATCCCCGGCGGCACCTACTGGATGGGCTCCGACCATCACTATCCGGAGGAGGCTCCGGCCCATCAGGTGACCGTCTCCGGCTTCTGGATGGACCGCTACACCGTGACCAACGAGCAGTTCGCCCGCTTCGTGGAGCAGACCGGCTACGTCACCGTCGCGCAGCGTCCGCTCGTCGCGGCGGACTACCCGGGCGCGACGCCGGAGTCGCTGGTGCCCGGCTCGCTCGTCTTCCAGAAGGCGAAGCAGCCCGTGGACCTGGGCAACGTGGCGAACTGGTGGAGCTACGTCCCCGGAGCCAGCTGGAAGCACCCCGAGGGCCTCCGCAGCTCCGTGAAGCACCGCCGCGACCACCCCGTCGTCCACATCGCCTATGAGGACGCGGAGGCGTACGCCACCTGGGCCGGCAGGGCCCTGCCCACCGAAGCGGAGTGGGAGCGCGCCGCGCGCGGAGGCCTGGACCGCAACGAGTTCTGCTGGGGCAATGACTTCACGCCCCACGGGGAACACCTGGCCAACACATGGCAGGGCTACTTCCCGTGGCAGAACCTGCGCGAGGACGGCCACGAAGGCACCTGCCCCGTGGGCAGCTTCCCTCCCAATGGCTATGGCCTGCATGAGATGGCCGGCAACGTCTGGGAGTGGACCACCGACTGGTACCACGAGCGCCACCAGGGCCACCCCGGCAAGGCGTGCTGCATCCCCGTCAACCCGCGCGGCCCCGCGACGGCCCAGGGCAGCCAGGACCCCTCCACGCCGGCCGTCACCATTCCGCGCCGCGTGCTCAAGGGCGGCAGCCACCTGTGCGCGCCCAACTACTGCCGCCGCTACCGGCCCGCCGCGCGCTCGCCGCAGGCCGTGGACAGCGGGGCCAGCCACATCGGCTTCCGCTGCATCGTGCGTCCGCCCGCGCCCTAA
- a CDS encoding arylsulfatase → MATTGKTKSTGNGNGHGKHEKRKPNILVIWGDDIGYWNISAYNQGMMGYRTPNIDRIAKQGALMTDCYGQQSCTAGRAAFITGMNPLRTGLTTIGMPGAKYGLQDSDPTIAEMLKPLGYTCGQFGKNHLGDSNPYLPTVHGFDEFFGNLYHLNAENEPECPDYPKDPAFKERFGPRGVLHAWATERNDATEDPRWGVVGKQRIEDTGALTRKRMETVDGEFLQGTLDFMERAVKEGKPFFLWHNTTRTHVWTYLQKKYQNATGYGLYADAMRELDDIVGVLLDKLDELGIADDTLVVFSTDNGAEKMGWPDGGNCPFRGEKGSTWEGGVRVPCVVRWPGVVEPGRVINDIFAHEDWMPTLVAAAGGPTDLVEKCKRGYKVGDKTFKVHLDGYDQNALLAGTAPGNRDQFIYVLDSGNVAAVRYKDWKVIFSYQDGEGPDMWFSGKRFNPAWPYLINLRSDPFEYGPHSGLYTQWYGERMFTFVPAQMLMRQFAESLLEFLPSQAPGSLSIGPMKERVQRKIEEARKHKDEPSIGAQVMSLANEVEQLIHRVQQSHA, encoded by the coding sequence ATGGCGACCACTGGCAAGACGAAGTCCACGGGCAATGGCAATGGCCACGGCAAGCACGAGAAGCGCAAACCCAACATCCTGGTCATCTGGGGCGACGACATCGGCTACTGGAACATCAGCGCCTACAACCAGGGGATGATGGGCTACCGCACGCCCAACATCGACCGCATCGCGAAGCAAGGCGCGCTGATGACGGACTGCTACGGCCAGCAGAGCTGCACCGCGGGCCGCGCGGCGTTCATCACCGGCATGAACCCGCTGCGCACGGGGCTCACCACCATCGGCATGCCCGGGGCCAAGTACGGCCTCCAGGACTCCGACCCCACCATCGCGGAGATGCTCAAGCCGCTGGGCTACACCTGCGGCCAGTTCGGCAAGAACCACCTGGGCGACTCCAACCCCTACCTGCCCACGGTGCACGGCTTCGACGAGTTCTTCGGCAACCTCTACCACCTCAACGCGGAGAACGAGCCGGAGTGCCCCGACTACCCGAAGGACCCGGCCTTCAAGGAGCGCTTCGGCCCGCGCGGCGTGCTGCACGCCTGGGCCACCGAGCGCAACGACGCCACCGAGGACCCTCGCTGGGGCGTGGTGGGCAAGCAGCGCATCGAGGACACCGGCGCGCTCACCCGGAAGCGAATGGAGACGGTGGACGGCGAGTTCCTCCAGGGGACGCTGGACTTCATGGAGCGCGCGGTGAAGGAGGGCAAGCCGTTCTTCCTCTGGCACAACACCACGCGCACCCACGTCTGGACCTACCTCCAGAAGAAGTACCAGAACGCCACCGGCTACGGCCTCTACGCGGACGCGATGCGGGAGCTGGACGACATCGTCGGGGTGCTGCTGGACAAGCTCGATGAGCTGGGCATCGCGGACGACACGCTGGTGGTGTTCTCCACCGACAACGGCGCGGAGAAGATGGGCTGGCCGGACGGCGGCAACTGCCCGTTCCGCGGTGAGAAGGGCTCGACGTGGGAGGGCGGCGTGCGCGTGCCGTGCGTGGTGCGCTGGCCGGGCGTGGTGGAGCCGGGGCGCGTCATCAATGACATCTTCGCGCACGAGGACTGGATGCCCACGCTGGTGGCCGCGGCGGGCGGCCCCACGGACCTCGTGGAGAAGTGCAAGCGCGGCTACAAGGTCGGCGACAAGACGTTCAAGGTCCACCTGGATGGGTACGACCAGAACGCGCTCCTGGCGGGCACGGCGCCGGGCAACCGCGACCAGTTCATCTACGTGCTCGACAGCGGCAACGTCGCGGCGGTGCGCTACAAGGACTGGAAGGTCATCTTCAGCTACCAGGACGGCGAAGGGCCGGACATGTGGTTCAGCGGCAAGCGCTTCAACCCCGCGTGGCCCTACCTCATCAACCTGCGCTCGGACCCCTTCGAGTACGGGCCGCACTCGGGGCTCTACACGCAGTGGTATGGCGAGCGCATGTTCACCTTCGTGCCCGCGCAGATGCTGATGCGGCAGTTCGCGGAGAGCCTCCTCGAGTTCCTGCCGAGCCAGGCGCCGGGCAGCCTGAGCATCGGGCCGATGAAGGAGCGCGTGCAGCGGAAGATCGAGGAGGCGCGCAAGCACAAGGACGAGCCGAGCATCGGCGCCCAGGTGATGTCGCTGGCCAATGAAGTGGAGCAGCTCATCCACCGCGTCCAGCAGTCTCACGCGTAG
- a CDS encoding SulP family inorganic anion transporter gives MGEAPHPPAARGHASWLARVSPFVASLHGYDRARLKKDLVGALTVTALHIPEGMAYAQLAGLPPQAALYSTPAALALYALFGSSRQLIVAVSASVSVLSAATVGALAQQGSPRFVALTAALALLAGAVAALAGVLKLGRVAQFFSASVLSGFVFGLALIIAIKQVPKLLGIEGAKGGFFERLGFILSHLGQTHPLTLVVGASSIAALLLLGRVSRRIPAALAVLVLGIAVSALLHLDAKGVAIVGPIPSGLVSPRLPPGVGWQDLLKLLPGACGIALVAFAEAIGPARMFAAKHGYEVDPNRELVGLGAANVGGGLFRGFGMGCSLSKSAANDQAGSTTQVSSLVTAGLTLLVALFLTGLFRALPEATLGAIVVVAILGMMDVKELARLAHLRRADFLGAAVALLGVLAFDVLPGLLIAVGVSLFLTVYRASRPRLSELGRVPGTLDLAATHRESSAITLPGLHVFRPEEGLFFANATSLRDEVLVRVRDAASPVREVLLDLELTDDLDVPGADMLAGLHEDLSHRGITLALARVHAPTHRMLERTGVLEKVGAQNVYPQVSTGVEAWMARHESQVWQEWRLIHDGLDLVRARVDEAGATLHGEERHRQKDLLVQLDEAESRMRRLLDHLPHPPSDDDGGPRGPTH, from the coding sequence ATGGGAGAAGCTCCACACCCGCCCGCCGCGCGGGGCCACGCCTCGTGGCTTGCCCGCGTCAGCCCCTTCGTGGCCTCGCTGCACGGCTACGACCGGGCGCGGCTGAAGAAGGACCTGGTGGGCGCGCTCACGGTGACGGCGCTGCACATCCCGGAGGGCATGGCCTACGCGCAGCTCGCCGGACTCCCGCCTCAGGCGGCGCTGTACTCCACGCCCGCGGCGCTGGCGCTCTACGCGCTGTTCGGCAGCTCGCGCCAGCTCATCGTCGCGGTGTCCGCCAGCGTGTCGGTGCTCTCCGCCGCCACGGTGGGCGCGCTGGCGCAGCAGGGGTCCCCGCGCTTCGTGGCCCTCACCGCCGCGCTGGCGCTGCTGGCGGGCGCCGTCGCGGCGCTGGCGGGCGTGCTGAAGCTGGGCCGCGTCGCGCAGTTCTTCTCCGCCTCCGTGCTCAGCGGCTTCGTGTTCGGGCTGGCGCTCATCATCGCCATCAAGCAGGTGCCCAAGCTCCTTGGCATCGAAGGCGCCAAGGGCGGCTTCTTCGAACGGCTGGGCTTCATCCTCTCCCACCTGGGACAGACCCACCCGCTGACGCTCGTCGTGGGCGCGTCGAGCATCGCGGCGCTGCTCCTGTTGGGGAGGGTGTCCCGGCGCATCCCCGCCGCGCTCGCGGTGCTGGTGCTGGGCATCGCCGTGTCCGCGCTGCTGCACCTGGACGCGAAGGGGGTGGCCATCGTGGGGCCCATCCCCTCCGGGCTCGTGTCCCCCCGGCTGCCTCCGGGCGTGGGCTGGCAGGACCTCTTGAAGCTGCTGCCGGGGGCGTGCGGCATCGCGCTGGTGGCGTTCGCGGAGGCCATTGGCCCGGCGCGCATGTTCGCGGCGAAGCACGGCTACGAGGTGGACCCCAACCGGGAGCTGGTGGGCCTGGGCGCCGCGAACGTGGGCGGCGGCCTCTTCCGGGGCTTCGGCATGGGGTGCAGCCTGTCCAAGTCCGCCGCCAATGATCAGGCGGGCTCCACCACGCAGGTGTCATCGCTGGTGACGGCGGGCCTGACGCTGCTCGTGGCCCTCTTCCTCACCGGCCTGTTCCGCGCGCTGCCCGAGGCCACGCTGGGCGCCATCGTGGTGGTGGCCATCCTGGGGATGATGGACGTGAAGGAGCTGGCGCGGCTGGCCCACCTGCGCCGCGCGGACTTCCTGGGCGCGGCGGTGGCGTTGCTGGGCGTGCTGGCCTTCGACGTGCTCCCCGGCCTGCTCATCGCGGTGGGCGTGTCGCTGTTCCTCACCGTCTACCGCGCCAGCCGCCCGCGCCTGAGCGAGCTGGGCCGCGTGCCGGGGACGCTGGACCTGGCGGCGACCCACCGCGAGTCCTCCGCCATCACCCTGCCCGGCCTCCACGTCTTCCGGCCGGAGGAAGGCCTCTTCTTCGCCAACGCGACGTCCCTCCGGGACGAGGTGCTCGTCCGCGTGCGCGACGCGGCCTCGCCGGTGCGCGAGGTGCTGCTGGACCTGGAGCTGACGGACGACCTGGACGTGCCGGGCGCGGACATGCTGGCCGGCCTGCACGAGGACCTGTCCCACCGGGGCATCACCCTGGCCCTGGCGCGCGTGCACGCGCCCACGCACCGGATGCTGGAGCGCACGGGCGTCCTGGAGAAGGTGGGCGCCCAGAATGTCTACCCGCAGGTGAGCACGGGCGTGGAGGCGTGGATGGCGCGCCACGAATCCCAGGTCTGGCAGGAATGGCGCCTCATCCACGACGGCCTGGACCTGGTGCGCGCGCGCGTGGACGAGGCTGGCGCGACGCTGCACGGCGAGGAGCGCCACCGACAGAAGGACCTGCTCGTCCAGTTGGACGAAGCGGAGTCGCGGATGCGGAGGCTGCTCGACCACCTGCCGCACCCGCCATCCGACGACGACGGGGGCCCCCGCGGCCCCACGCACTGA